The following are encoded together in the Bubalus kerabau isolate K-KA32 ecotype Philippines breed swamp buffalo chromosome 3, PCC_UOA_SB_1v2, whole genome shotgun sequence genome:
- the TMEM200B gene encoding transmembrane protein 200B has product MTAGSPGDCGEVRRSPEGRVSRLGRRLGRRRRARSPPEPLRVRARLRLRSPSGAFAALGALVVLVGMGIAVAGYWPHRAGVPGPRAANSSAPPLSELRREGRGAGRAHGPHERLRLLGPVVMGVGLFVFICANTLLYENRDLETRRLRQGVLRAQALRPPDGPGWDCALLPSPGPRTPRAVGCVEPESWDLSPRRGTSPVPSVRSLRSEPANPRLGLPALLNSYPLKGSGLHPPWGPRPQAGHVIITVQPSGSCIEHSKSLDLGLGELLLGAPAARDCAHRSWPRLDRLSLGGYAKLGAGGDLGARV; this is encoded by the coding sequence ATGACGGCCGGGAGCCCTGGAGACTGCGGGGAGGTGCGGAGGAGCCCCGAGGGCCGCGTCTCGCGCCTGGGCCGCCGCCTGGGCCGCCGCCGGCGCGCGCGCTCCCCTCCTGAGCCCCTGCGGGTGCGGGCGCGGCTGCGGCTGCGCTCGCCGTCGGGGGCGTTCGCGGCGCTGGGGGCGCTTGTGGTCCTGGTGGGCATGGGCATCGCGGTGGCCGGCTACTGGCCGCACCGCGCCGGAGTCCCGGGACCCCGGGCTGCGAACTCCAGCGCGCCTCCCCTGAGCGAGCTGCGGCGCGAGGGTCGCGGCGCCGGCCGAGCTCACGGCCCGCACGAGCGGCTGAGACTCCTTGGGCCGGTGGTCATGGGCGTAGGCCTGTTCGTGTTCATCTGCGCCAACACGCTGCTCTACGAGAACCGCGACCTGGAGACGCGACGGCTTCGCCAGGGGGTGCTGCGGGCTCAGGCGCTGCGGCCCCCGGACGGCCCAGGGTGGGACTGCGCGCTCCTCCCCAGCCCCGGCCCCAGGACTCCCCGAGCCGTAGGCTGCGTGGAACCAGAAAGCTGGGACCTGTCCCCGCGTAGGGGTACCTCACCCGTCCCGTCAGTGCGGAGTCTGCGTTCAGAGCCAGCTAATCCTCGCTTGGGGTTACCTGCCCTGCTTAACAGCTACCCGCTGAAGGGCTCAGGACTGCATCCACCTTGGGGTCCGCGGCCCCAGGCCGGCCATGTGATCATCACCGTGCAGCCCTCTGGCTCCTGCATCGAACATTCCAAGTCTTTGGATCTGGGCCTCGGAGAGCTCCTGCTGGGGGCCCCAGCGGCTCGGGACTGCGCTCACCGAAGCTGGCCACGGCTGGACCGCCTCAGTCTGGGGGGTTATGCCAAGTTGGGAGCAGGAGGGGACTTGGGGGCCCGGGTCTGA